From a region of the Mytilus galloprovincialis chromosome 3, xbMytGall1.hap1.1, whole genome shotgun sequence genome:
- the LOC143068617 gene encoding lysosomal proton-coupled steroid conjugate and bile acid symporter SLC46A3-like has protein sequence MDPSVNTEKTDIMKKDTKNNVHNNWRRFIVGPIIVFYTFVFQAIFTITSQYAFYILQKQKFANKTMDTSQNNRSVCVQNKSLEIFHEMEEIQKEVATWNVYCNLGTGIPSFVAVILINSYSDRIGRKKAFLIPICGTIINASFCAAVAYFEISIYYIPITLFLEGLSGAWIGMIHTGYAYVADISEAGKSRTLAMATLDICIGVGMVMAQLVVGYLIHWTGFFIPMITIDACLVVSFILVLMLPETVQAAPKEKISPVEYVKNVFEFYVSPELAGKRWKYIICTTVFSCSILAYFGRISVETVYQLSSPFCWNSVQIGWFAALRSLLQFMIGMGLVKLLQKGFSDEMIGFVGALTSAGSSALEALAYNDWMMYLVPAVGITAVLPQPMMRGIMSKMTPMEKQGAMFGGLAAMDIAFSMIAAVTANSIYSSTLSIYRGIVFFVLSSYDAIGAFLILILYIGSYRTSKGTAAEKEYLISS, from the exons ATGGATCCCAGCGTTAATACAGAGAAAACAGACATCAtgaaaaaagacacaaaaaacaACGTCCACAATAACTGGCGACGATTTATTGTGGGTCCGATAATAGTCTTTTACACTTTTGTTTTCCAAGCAATATTTACCATAACATCGCAATATGCATTCTACATCCTTCAGAAACAGAAATTTGCCAATAAGACTATGGACACTTCTCAAAACAATCGATCAGTATGCGTGCAAAATAAATCTTTAGAAATATTTCACGAAATGGAGGAAATTCAAAAGGAGGTTGCGACATGGAACGTTTATTGCAACTTGGGAACTGGAATACCGTCTTTTGTGGCTGTAATTTTAATAAACTCGTACAGTGACAGAATCGGGAGGAAGAAAGCTTTCTTGATTCCGATTTGTGGAACGATAATAAATGCTTCATTCTGCGCAGCTGTTGCGTATTTTGAAATAAGTATTTACTATATACCAATAACATTATTCCTTGAAGGACTAAGTGGGGCATGGATAGGAATGATACACACTGGATATGCCTATGTAGCCGATATTTCAGAGGCTGGAAAGTCAAGGACACTAGCCATGGCTACACTAGACATTTGTATAGGAGTCGGAATGGTAATGGCTCAATTAGTAGTTGGATATTTGATACACTGGACTGGTTTCTTCATTCCGATGATAACTATAGACGCTTGTCTTGTAGTGTCCTTCATTCTGGTTCTTATGTTACCAGAAACAGTTCAAGCTGCACCAAAAGAGAAAATAAGCCCAGTGGAATATGTCAAAAATGTTTTCGAATTTTATGTAAGTCCAGAATTAGCCGGGAAAAGATGGAAATATATTATCTGTACAACAGTATTTTCATGCTCCATATTAGCATATTTTGGAAGAATTTCAGTAGAGACTGTATACCAACTGAGTTCCCCATTCTGCTGGAATTCGGTTCAGATCGGTTGGTTCGCTGCTCTCAGAAGTTTACTTCAATTTATGATTGGAATGGGTCTAGTAAAACTTCTACAGAAAGGTTTCTCTGATGAAATGATTGGTTTTGTTGGAGCACTGACGTCAGCTGGGTCGTCTGCATTGGAGGCTTTGGCTTACAATGATTGGATGATGTATTTAG TTCCAGCGGTTGGTATAACAGCTGTCCTACCCCAGCCAATGATGAGAGGTATCATGTCAAAGATGACGCCCATGGAAAAACAAG GTGCCATGTTTGGAGGATTAGCCGCCATGGACATAGCGTTCAGCATGATAGCAGCAGTAACTGCTAACTCGATATACTCCTCTACCCTATCTATATATAGAGGCATTGTATTCTTTGTTCTATCATCTTACGATGCGATAGGAGCATTTTTGATATT gatACTTTACATTGGATCATACAGGACTAGCAAAGGCACAGCAGCAGAGAAAGAATACCTCATCTCATCATAA